The following are encoded in a window of Saccharothrix longispora genomic DNA:
- a CDS encoding sensor histidine kinase has translation MTVQAWFFALLAVMGVVVVVGAVIGAEVLRHTAEVSDQQSEHIQPARAEAYRLQNAVVDQETGARGYAVTADPQFLTPYTEGVRAERESVDRLRELLVGREPLLADVTAVQEAIAGWRREYADPLIAGVVEGAPKPVDVASAERGKVAFDSLRRLFADQDEHLRQALADGRAELLDARSARNWVLGLVVLVLGLAGTAVAVVVRVLVVRPLDRLRSTSRRIAQGEFDLHIVPHGPADLRAVAEDVEAMRERIVEELAQVRVREELLVEQAAVLDARAEELRRSNGELEQFAYVASHDLQEPLRKVASFCQLLEKRYGDRLDERGVQYIGFAVDGAKRMQVLINDLLTYSRVGRVNRGKERIDLDRTLDEALRNLGAAIEESGAAVERPADLPAVTGDLTLLVMLWQNLVGNAVKFHRPDQPPLVRVTCEPATLVDGSPAWELAVTDNGIGIPAEYAEKVFVIFQRLHARDTYTGTGIGLALCKKIVEHHGGAIALDTGHTEGTRILFTLPATDTGAEDAA, from the coding sequence TCTTCGCGCTCCTGGCGGTCATGGGTGTGGTGGTCGTGGTGGGCGCGGTGATCGGCGCGGAGGTGCTGCGGCACACCGCCGAGGTCTCCGACCAGCAGTCGGAGCACATCCAGCCCGCCAGGGCAGAGGCGTACCGCCTGCAGAACGCGGTGGTGGACCAGGAAACCGGCGCGCGTGGTTACGCCGTCACCGCCGACCCGCAGTTCCTCACCCCCTACACCGAGGGCGTCCGGGCCGAGCGCGAGTCGGTCGACCGGTTGCGGGAGCTGCTGGTCGGCCGCGAGCCGCTGCTGGCGGACGTGACCGCCGTCCAGGAGGCCATCGCGGGCTGGCGCCGCGAGTACGCCGACCCGTTGATCGCGGGCGTGGTCGAGGGCGCGCCGAAGCCGGTGGACGTGGCGTCCGCCGAACGGGGGAAGGTCGCGTTTGACAGCCTGCGCCGCCTGTTCGCCGACCAGGACGAGCACCTGCGCCAGGCGTTGGCGGACGGCCGGGCGGAGCTGCTCGACGCGCGGTCGGCGCGCAACTGGGTGCTCGGCCTCGTGGTGCTGGTGCTGGGACTGGCCGGGACCGCCGTCGCCGTCGTGGTGCGCGTGCTGGTCGTGCGGCCGCTCGACCGGCTGCGGTCCACGTCCCGGAGGATCGCCCAGGGCGAGTTCGACCTGCACATCGTCCCGCACGGCCCGGCCGACCTGCGCGCGGTAGCCGAGGACGTGGAGGCCATGCGCGAGCGCATCGTCGAGGAGCTGGCGCAGGTGCGCGTCCGGGAGGAGCTCCTGGTGGAGCAGGCGGCGGTGCTGGACGCCCGCGCCGAGGAGCTGCGCCGTTCCAACGGGGAGCTGGAGCAGTTCGCCTACGTCGCCTCGCACGACCTCCAGGAGCCGCTGCGCAAGGTCGCCTCCTTCTGCCAACTGCTGGAGAAGCGCTACGGCGACCGGTTGGACGAGCGCGGCGTCCAGTACATCGGGTTCGCCGTCGACGGCGCCAAGCGCATGCAGGTGCTGATCAACGACCTGCTGACGTACTCGCGCGTCGGCCGCGTCAACCGCGGCAAGGAGCGGATCGACCTCGACCGCACCCTGGACGAGGCGCTGCGCAACCTCGGCGCGGCGATCGAGGAGAGCGGGGCCGCCGTCGAGCGCCCCGCCGACCTGCCCGCCGTGACCGGCGACCTCACGCTGCTGGTGATGCTGTGGCAGAACCTCGTCGGCAACGCCGTGAAGTTCCACCGCCCGGACCAGCCGCCGCTGGTGCGCGTGACGTGCGAGCCGGCCACCCTGGTGGACGGCTCGCCGGCGTGGGAGCTGGCCGTCACCGACAACGGCATCGGCATCCCCGCCGAGTACGCCGAGAAGGTGTTCGTCATCTTCCAGCGCCTGCACGCACGCGACACCTACACCGGGACGGGCATCGGCCTGGCCCTGTGCAAGAAGATCGTCGAGCACCACGGCGGTGCGATCGCCCTGGACACCGGGCACACCGAGGGCACCCGCATCCTCTTCACCCTGCCCGCCACGGACACCGGGGCGGAGGACGCCGCCTGA